Proteins encoded by one window of Portunus trituberculatus isolate SZX2019 chromosome 27, ASM1759143v1, whole genome shotgun sequence:
- the LOC123509455 gene encoding uncharacterized protein LOC123509455, whose amino-acid sequence MRLMRVLLVVTCLSSGNCVKVVSLQTDVWAAPRVDVFLRGRLQGQRRTQNQQDSLTPANTDALTVCYRFRNSAFSQEEAHLSYAIPGVPNYLLAYRFGPQFRILLNNTRVEGLDEYMTRLQLGVWTHYCLLVTPGMVRLYVDGTFQVKASHTLPLEELDLTGVLVLGQEQDELGGGFVVGEMFLGSLAQMDIWSSELSDDDVRQLATCRGELHGNVFSLDLDLEEMENSNVQVTSVELSGLCSELDIKTVIHSVSLNFQEAIEFCGKTGALLLAPSSCAAASLFYNQSLEFADFCQDSFWVGVTDAAQEGVWRAAGSGELATTCFTLDPNGAEAENCVSIRLENGAWDDRSCQQPPRCFACEAVTDLRVGPPRPLVLRGLCFKTPERRFFEVLGYNNDRPFFHGYYGLIIYATEDDWWELLDTRTNRTLARGYPPWDIGYPVGRMAWTTTAKFCNFRKNEEIDLSLTVCNASEIACSDGSCVKEAARCDGRYQCPDLSDEDDCALITFPSGYRLQIPPEPRVPGSPQHINVSMSFLRFLSIEDTKYSITVEFMLDTAWRDGRLNFNNLRRDADDNKASVAEQKRLWRPSIKFTNVLDGNVRVLERSLRVAKTGIPTQRGFNEVGGDTVYEGWSGVLIDSQHVSGTFDCTFHLYQYPFDSQRCSVKMRFGRDLGGQLVVEDEDAEVQYLGAAILPSHRLHNFTISRLDEQQGITLAVFFNLERRPRVLVIKLFIPSLMLVSVGYVTLYIPKKLLQARLIVSLTTKLVLYTLFNQASSTLPITAYIKLIDIWFFFCICTLLSIILVHVLVEHLPEDAGQGGRVVQIPPSAAAVRVVDAAGAAGGGKKGSFNLNLRTHRMGISCLTADRALKIMRYCIVPITTTIFLAFYWIAIMDK is encoded by the exons ATGCGTCTCATGCGAGTGTTGCTTGTGGTTACCTGTCTGTCTTCAG GAAATTGCGTGAAGGTGGTGTCGCTACAAACTGACGTGTGGGCTGCCCCTCGCGTTGACGTATTCCTCAGGGGTCGCCTTCAGGGTCAACGGCGCACACAGAACCAGCAGGACTCCCTCACACCAGCCAACACTGATGCCCTGACTGTATGCTATCGCTTCAGAAATTCAGCTTTTTCCCAAGAAGAAGCGCATCTGTCCTACGCCATACCTGGAGTTCCTAACTACCTGCTggcgt ATCGCTTCGGGCCGCAGTTCCGCATCCTGCTGAACAACACGCGCGTGGAGGGTCTGGACGAGTACATGACGCGGTTGCAGCTGGGCGTGTGGACGCATTATTGCTTGCTGGTGACGCCCGGCATGGTGCGCCTCTACGTGGACGGCACGTTTCAAGTGAAGGCTAGCCACACCTTGCCCCTGGAGGAGCTGGACCTGACGGGTGTGTTGGTGCTGGGACAGGAGCAGGACGAGTTGGGAGGCGGGTTCGTGGTCGGGGAAATGTTCCTGGGTAGCTTGGCACAGATGGACATTTGGAGCAGCGAGCTGTCTGACGATGACGTGCGGCAGCTGGCCACGTGTCGCGGTGAGCTTCACGGAAACGTGTTTTCCCTCGACCTGGAcctggaggagatggagaattcCAACGTACAGGTGACGTCAGTGGAGCTGAGCGGTCTGTGCAGCGAGCTAGATATCAAGACTGTCATCCACTCCGTGTCCCTTAACTTCCAGGAGGCGATAGAGTTCTGCGGCAAGACGGGCGCCCTGCTGCtggctccctcctcctgcgccgCTGCCAGCCTCTTCTATAATCAAAGTCTGGAGTTCGCCGATTTTTGCCAAGATTCTTTCTGGGTAGGCGTGACAGACGCAGCCCAGGAGGGCGTGTGGCGGGCGGCTGGCAGCGGAGAGCTGGCCACCACTTGTTTCACGTTGGACCCAAACGGTGCCGAGGCAGAGAACTGCGTGTCCATTCGTCTGGAAAACGGTGCGTGGGACGACCGCTCATGCCAGCAGCCGCCACGGTGCTTTGCCTGCGAGGCGGTGACTGACTTGCGGGTGGGGCCGCCACGTCCCCTGGTGCTGCGCGGCCTCTGCTTCAAAACGCCCGAGCGGAGGTTCTTTGAGGTGCTGGGCTACAACAATGACCGCCCATTCTTTCACGGCTACTACGGCCTCATCATCTACGCCACGGAGGACGACTGGTGGGAGCTGCTGGACACGCGCACCAACAGGACCTTGGCGCGGGGCTACCCACCCTGGGACATCGGCTACCCGGTAGGCCGCATGGCCTGGACCACCACAGCAAAGTTCTGTAACTTCAGGAAAAACGAGGAGATTGACCTGAGCCTCACGGTGTGCAACGCCTCGGAGATCGCTTGCTCGGACGGCAGCTGCGTGAAGGAGGCGGCACGATGCGATGGCCGCTACCAGTGCCCAGACCTGTCAGACGAGGACGACTGCGCCCTCATCACCTTTCCGTCAGGATACCGCCTGCAGATTCCACCGGAGCCTCGCGTGCCGGGGTCGCCGCAGCACATCAACGTGTCCATGAGCTTCCTGCGCTTCCTGAGCATTGAGGACACCAAGTACTCCATCACAGTGGAGTTCATGTTGGACACCGCGTGGCGCGACGGACGCCTCAACTTCAACAACCTGCGCCGCGACGCCGACGACAACAAGGCGAGCGTGGCGGAGCAGAAGCGTCTGTGGCGTCCCTCTATCAAGTTTACCAACGTGCTGGACGGCAACGTGCGTGTGTTGGAGCGCAGCCTGAGGGTGGCCAAGACGGGCATCCCCACCCAAAGAGGCTTCAACGAGGTGGGGGGAG ACACAGTGTACGAAGGCTGGTCTGGTGTTCTGATCGACTCCCAGCACGTTAGCGGGACATTCGACTGCACCTTTCACCTGTACCAATACCCGTTCGACTCCCAGCGCTGCTCCGTCAAGATGCGCTTCGGCCGCGATCTCGGTGGTCAATtggtggtggaggacgaggacgcCGAGGTGCAGTACTTAGGGGCCGCCATCCTGCCCTCCCACAGGCTTCATAACTTCACCATCAGCAGACTTGACGAGCAGCAAGGCATCACGCTagcg GTCTTCTTCAACCTGGAGCGGCGCCCTAGAGTGTTGGTGATCAAGCTGTTCATCCCGTCCCTCATGCTGGTGTCCGTCGGTTACGTCACGCTCTACATACCCAAAAAACTACTGCAG GCTCGTCTCATCGTCAGTCTCACCACCAAGCTCGTCCTGTACACTCTCTTCAATCAGGCCTCGTCCACGCTACCGATCACCGCTTACATCAAACTCATcgatatctggttcttcttttgcATCTGCACTTTACTGAGCATCATTCTCGTGCACGTATTAGTTGAGCACTTACCGGAGGATGCTGGACAAGGCGGTAGAGTGGTGCAGATCCCCCCGTCAGCCGCTGCAGTGAGGGTAGTGGATGCTGCAGGTGCCGctgggggagggaaaaagggtaGTTTCAATCTTAATTTAAGGACACATCGGATGGGAATTTCATGTCTCACAGCTGACAGGGCGCTGAAAATCATGAGGTACTGTATTGTGCCTATTACCACGACAATATTCCTTGCTTTCTACTGGATTGCCATCATGGATAAATAA